The following coding sequences lie in one Rhinolophus ferrumequinum isolate MPI-CBG mRhiFer1 chromosome 16, mRhiFer1_v1.p, whole genome shotgun sequence genomic window:
- the CALHM1 gene encoding calcium homeostasis modulator protein 1, which translates to MDKFRMVFQFLQSNQESFMNGICGIMALASAQIYSAFDFNCPCLPGYNAAYSAGILLAPPLVLFLLGLVLNNNVSMLAEEWKRPPGRRAKDPAVLRYMFCSMAQRALIAPVVWVAVTLLDGKCFLCAFCTAVPVTVLGNGSLALGLAPPELARLLARVPCPEIYDGDWLLAREVAVRYLRCISQALGWSFVLLTTLLAFVVRSVRPCFTQAAFLKSKYWSHYIDIERKLFDETCTEHAKAFAKVCIQQFFEAMNDDLELGHTHRALATASAGSAAPATTDGAEEREKLRGITDQGAMNKLLTNWHKCKPPLKLGQEEPLMGNGWAGGGPQPPRKEVATYFSKV; encoded by the exons ATGGACAAGTTCCGGATGGTCTTTCAGTTCCTGCAGTCCAACCAGGAGTCCTTCATGAATGGCATCTGTGGCATCATGGCCCTGGCCAGTGCCCAGATATACTCAGCCTTTGACTTCAACTGCCCCTGCCTGCCCGGCTACAATGCAGCCTACAGCGCGGGCATCCTGCTGGCGCCGCCCCTGGTGCTCTTTCTGCTCGGCTTGGTACTGAACAACAATGTGTCCATGCTGGCTGAGGAGTGGAAGCGGCCGCCTGGCCGCCGGGCCAAGGACCCCGCCGTGCTGCGTTACATGTTCTGCTCCATGGCTCAGCGCGCCCTCATCGCGCCCGTCGTCTGGGTGGCCGTCACGCTGCTCGATGGCAAGTGCTTCCTCTGTGCCTTCTGCACTGCCGTGCCTGTGACTGTGCTGGGCAACGGCAGCCTGGCGCTCGGCTTAGCTCCACCCGAGCTTGCCCGCCTGCTCGCCCGGGTGCCCTGCCCAGAGATCTATGATGGCGACTGGCTCCTGGCCCGAGAGGTGGCCGTGCGTTACCTGCGCTGCATCTCCCAG GCACTGGGCTGGTCCTTCGTGCTGCTGACCACACTGCTGGCATTTGTCGTGCGCTCTGTGCGGCCCTGCTTCACACAGGCTGCCTTCCTCAAAAGCAAGTACTGGTCCCACTATATTGACATCGAGCGCAAGCTCTTTGATGAGACATGCACGGAACATGCCAAGGCCTTCGCCAAGGTCTGTATCCAGCAGTTCTTTGAGGCCATGAACGATGACCTGGAGCTGGGTCACACCCACAGGGCACTGGCCACAGCCTCTGCTGGCTCGGCAGCCCCAGCTACCACCGATGGTGCCGAGGAGAGGGAGAAACTGCGAGGTATCACCGATCAAGGAGCCATGAACAAGCTGCTCACAAACTGGCACAAATGCAAGCCACCCCTGAAGCTGGGCCAGGAGGAGCCGCTGATGGGCAacggctgggctgggggtgggcccCAGCCTCCACGCAAGGAGGTGGCCACCTACTTCAGCAAAGTGTGA
- the CALHM3 gene encoding calcium homeostasis modulator protein 3 encodes MDKFRMLFQHFQSSSESVMNGICLLLAAVTVKLYSSFDFSCPCLARYNALYGLGLLLTPPLALFLCGLLANRQSVVMVEEWRRPTGHRRKDPGVIRYMCSSVLQRALAAPLVWILLALLDGKFFVCAFSSSVDPDKFLDFANMTPSQVQLFLSKVPCKEDELVRDSPARKAVSRYLRCLSQAIGWSVTLLLIILAFLARCLRPCFDQTVFLQRRYWSNYVDLEQKLFDETCCEHARDFAHRCVLHFFATMQSEMQGLRRDRVGRGAEPPEMPEPPEAVDGGSGKAHLRAVSSQEQVDHLLSSWYSSKPPLDLRASPGLWGVGLSHRAPTAAPGTRLSQHSHV; translated from the exons ATGGATAAGTTCCGCATGCTCTTCCAGCACTTCCAGTCCAGCTCCGAGTCGGTGATGAATGGCATCTGCCTGCTGCTGGCCGCGGTCACCGTCAAGCTGTACTCCTCCTTTGACTTCAGCTGCCCCTGCCTGGCACGCTACAATGCCCTCTACGGCCTGGGCCTGCTGCTCACACCCCCACTCGCCCTTTTCCTCTGTGGCCTCCTCGCCAACCGGCAGTCCGTGGTGATGGTGGAGGAGTGGCGCCGGCCCACAGGGCACCGGAGGAAAGACCCAGGCGTCATCAG GTATATGTGCTCCTCTGTGCTGCAGAGAGCACTGGCTGCCCCCCTGGTTTGGATCCTGCTGGCCCTCCTTGATGGGAAGTTCTTTGTGTGTGCCTTCAGCAGCTCCGTGGACCCCGACAAGTTTCTGGACTTTGCCAACATGACCCCCAGCCAGGTGCAGCTCTTCCTGTCCAAGGTGCCCTGCAAGGAGGATGAGCTGGTCAGGGACAGCCCTGCTCGAAAGGCAGTGTCTCGCTACCTGCGGTGCCTGTCACAG GCCATAGGCTGGAGTGTCACCCTGCTGCTCATCATTCTGGCCTTCCTGGCCCGCTGCCTGAGGCCCTGCTTCGACCAAACAGTCTTCCTGCAGCGCAGATACTGGAGCAACTATGTGGACTTGGAGCAGAAGCTCTTCGATGAGACGTGCTGCGAGCACGCGCGGGACTTTGCGCACCGCTGCGTGCTGCACTTCTTCGCCACTATGCAGAGCGAGATGCAGGGGCTGCGGCGGGACAGGGTGGGCAGGGGCGCCGAGCCTCCCGAGATGCCCGAGCCCCCTGAGGCCGTGGACGGCGGAAGTGGGAAGGCTCACCTGCGCGCAGTCTCCAGTCAGGAGCAGGTGGACCATCTCCTGAGCTCATGGTACTCCAGCAAACCGCCTCTGGACCTCCGGGCATCCCCCGGGCTCTGGGGGGTTGGCCTCAGCCACCGGGCCCCTACTGCCGCCCCCGGCACCAGGCTGTCCCAACACTCCCATGTGTAG
- the CALHM2 gene encoding calcium homeostasis modulator protein 2 — translation MAALITENFRFLSLFFKSKDVMIFNGLVALGTVGSQELFTVVAFHCPCSPARNYLYGLTAIGVPALALFLIGVILNKHTWNLVAECQYRRSKNCSAAPTFLLLSSILGRAAVAPVTWSVISLLRGEAYVCALSEFVDPSSLKAGEEVFPPAQATEILARFPCGEGPANLSNLREEVSRRLKYESQLFGWLLIGVVAILVFLTKCLKHYCSPLSYRQEAYWAQYRDSEDQLFQRTAEVHSRVLAANNVRRFFGFVALNKDDEELVAKFPVEGTQPRPQWNAITGVYLYRENQGLPLYSRLHKWAQGLSGNGTAPDNVEMALLTS, via the exons ATGGCAGCCCTGATCACCGAGAACTTCCGCTTCCTATCCCTCTTCTTTAAGAGCAAGGACGTGATGATTTTCAATGGGCTGGTGGCACTGGGCACTGTGGGCAGCCAGGAGCTGTTCACTGTGGTGGCTTTCCACTGCCCTTGCTCGCCAGCCCGGAACTACCTGTATGGACTGACGGCCATCGGTGTGCCCGCCCTAGCGCTCTTTCTCATTGGCGTCATCCTCAACAAGCACACCTGGAACCTAGTTGCTGAATGCCAGTACCGGAGGTCCAAGAACTGCTCGGCTGCTCCCACCTTCCTCCTTCTAAGCTCCATCCTGGGCCGCGCGGCTGTGGCCCCCGTCACCTGGTCTGTCATCTCTCTATTGCGCGGTGAGGCCTATGTCTGTGCTCTCAGCGAGTTCGTGGACCCCTCCTCTCTCAAAGCTGGGGAAGAGGTCTTCCCACCAGCCCAAGCCACAGAAATCCTGGCCAGATTCCCTTGTGGGGAGGGCCCTGCCAACCTGTCAAATTTACGGGAGGAGGTCAGCCGCAGGCTCAAGTATGAGTCCCAG CTCTTCGGGTGGCTGCTCATCGGCGTGGTGGCCATCCTGGTGTTCCTGACCAAGTGCCTCAAGCATTACTGCTCGCCACTCAGCTACCGCCAGGAGGCCTACTGGGCACAGTACCGCGACAGCGAGGACCAGCTCTTCCAACGCACGGCAGAGGTACACTCCCGGGTGCTGGCCGCCAACAACGTGCGCCGCTTCTTTGGCTTCGTGGCGCTCAACAAGGATGACGAGGAGCTGGTCGCCAAGTTCCCAGTGGAAGGCACACAGCCTCGGCCACAGTGGAACGCCATCACTGGTGTCTATCTGTACCGCGAGAACCAGGGCCTCCCACTCTACAGCCGCCTGCACAAGTGGGCCCAGGGCCTGTCGGGCAACGGCACAGCCCCAGACAACGTGGAGATGGCCCTGCTCACCTCCTGA